AGAGTAAACATGGGGGTAAGGCGTGACTTCTACGCCGCGGCGTGGGGCCGGTCAACGCGCCGGCAGGCATGACCGTAATGTGTGCTCCCGGGGGTGCCGCCGCGGATTTGCTATAGGTAGAATGCACCGCCAACTTGACGGTTACATGATTTCGGGCGAACACTGCCCCTTCCGCTTTCCGTGATGGCCCGTCCCACTCTCAACGACATCGCCCGCCAGGTCGGCTACTCCAAAAACACCGTGTCGCTTGCGCTGCGCGGTGACCGGCAGATCCCGGAGGAAACCCGCGAGAAGATCCGCAGGGCGGCCGAGAAGCTCGGTTACCAGCCCAACGCCGTCGTCTCGCACCTGATGGCGCAACTGCGCGCCAGCCGCTCGCTGCGGCTGCAGGCCAAGCTCGCGCTGGTGAACGCCAACCGCGATCCGCAGGCCTTCCGTTCGCATCCGACGATCCCGACCTACGTCGAGGGCTGCGAGAGCCGCGCCGCGAAGCTCGGCTACGGCTTCGACCGCTTCTGGCTGCACGACCCCACGCTCAGCGCCCAGCGCTGGCTGCGCATCCTGCACACGCGGGGCATCAAGGGGCTCGTGCTCGTCGGCCTGATGGACACCACGCACCTGCCCGACGAACTCGCACCGGTCTGGGCGCAGCTGCCCACGGTCGTCACGGGCGTGCGCACACGCGACCCGGCGCTGTCCTTCTGCTGCGTGGACCACCACCACCTCGCGCTCAACGCCTTCGAGCGGGCGCTCGCGCTCGGTTACAAGCGCCCCGGCCTCGTGATCGACGACGTGATCGACGCGCTGGTTGAGCGGCGTTTCTCGGCCGGTTACCTGACCGGGCAGCGCATGCTGCTGCCGCGCGCGCAGCATGTGCCGATGTTCACCGAGCAGGCCGGCGCGCAGGCCGAACCCCCGGGCTTCCGCGCGTGGCTGGAGAAACACCGGCCCGACGTCATCTTCACCCTC
This DNA window, taken from Oleiharenicola lentus, encodes the following:
- a CDS encoding LacI family DNA-binding transcriptional regulator, which encodes MARPTLNDIARQVGYSKNTVSLALRGDRQIPEETREKIRRAAEKLGYQPNAVVSHLMAQLRASRSLRLQAKLALVNANRDPQAFRSHPTIPTYVEGCESRAAKLGYGFDRFWLHDPTLSAQRWLRILHTRGIKGLVLVGLMDTTHLPDELAPVWAQLPTVVTGVRTRDPALSFCCVDHHHLALNAFERALALGYKRPGLVIDDVIDALVERRFSAGYLTGQRMLLPRAQHVPMFTEQAGAQAEPPGFRAWLEKHRPDVIFTLYNNVIPWLKGAGLRVPEDIGVIQLEWRAGRPEIAGMNQHNYVTGEAAVDMVVSQIHNNETGVQEFPRATLIGATWVDGASVRKQTAGDSVAPAAPKRRAKAK